The following proteins are encoded in a genomic region of Mycolicibacterium rutilum:
- a CDS encoding SRPBCC family protein produces the protein MTEHGKPSACAEVNIDADALTVYQLITDLPTLATLAEEAHAMEWCKGDAAGPGAEFKGRNRSGSRSWTTRCTVTAAEPGRVFAFDVRSAMIPVAHWRYDIESTADGSCRVTESTWDRRPGWFKTPAGWATGVRDRDTANAEHIRLTLQRLKAAAEAR, from the coding sequence ATGACCGAACACGGAAAGCCGTCCGCGTGCGCCGAGGTGAACATCGACGCCGACGCCCTGACCGTTTACCAGCTCATCACCGACCTGCCGACGCTGGCGACGCTGGCGGAGGAGGCCCACGCGATGGAGTGGTGCAAAGGCGACGCCGCCGGTCCCGGGGCGGAGTTCAAGGGCCGCAACCGCAGTGGGTCTCGTTCGTGGACGACGCGCTGTACGGTCACGGCCGCCGAGCCCGGGCGGGTGTTCGCGTTCGACGTGCGCAGCGCGATGATTCCCGTCGCGCACTGGCGCTACGACATCGAGTCGACCGCCGACGGGTCCTGCCGCGTCACCGAAAGCACCTGGGATCGCCGTCCCGGCTGGTTCAAGACGCCGGCGGGGTGGGCCACGGGTGTGCGGGATCGTGACACCGCCAACGCCGAGCACATCCGGCTGACGCTGCAACGGCTGAAGGCGGCCGCCGAAGCCCGCTAG
- a CDS encoding DNA-3-methyladenine glycosylase family protein translates to MPTSVSVRFGGPVSPGLTLAPLRRGRKDPCYYDAPDGAIWRTSLMRSGPVTARITRPAVDTVDCEAWGAGAREFVETLPAQLGAFDDSRDFEPAEPTIAAAHRRVPHLRLGRTDRVLEALVPAVLEQRVYGKDARRAWRLLVTRFGAPAPGPAPEHMRVPPPGDVWRRIPSWEYHRANVDPGRARTIVGCAQRADSLERLVTRSPERARIAMRSLPGVGEWTAAETAQRAFGDADALSVGDYHLAKMVGWSLLGHPIDDPAMVELLEPLRPHRHRAVRLLETSGLAVLPRFGPRMAIPNLIDL, encoded by the coding sequence GTGCCCACCTCGGTCAGCGTCCGCTTCGGCGGTCCGGTCAGTCCGGGCTTGACGCTGGCGCCGCTGCGGCGAGGCCGTAAAGACCCCTGTTACTACGACGCCCCCGACGGCGCGATCTGGCGCACCAGCCTGATGCGCAGCGGGCCCGTCACCGCACGGATCACGCGTCCGGCCGTCGACACCGTCGACTGTGAGGCATGGGGCGCAGGCGCGCGGGAGTTCGTCGAGACCCTGCCGGCCCAACTCGGGGCGTTCGACGACAGCCGGGATTTCGAGCCGGCCGAACCGACCATCGCCGCCGCGCACCGCCGGGTCCCGCATCTGCGGTTGGGCCGCACCGACCGGGTGCTCGAAGCGCTTGTTCCGGCGGTGCTCGAACAGCGCGTCTACGGTAAGGATGCCCGGCGTGCCTGGCGCCTGCTGGTCACCCGGTTCGGCGCGCCCGCTCCCGGCCCGGCGCCCGAGCACATGCGGGTGCCGCCGCCCGGCGATGTGTGGCGCCGCATCCCGTCCTGGGAGTACCACCGCGCCAACGTCGACCCGGGCCGCGCCCGCACGATCGTCGGGTGCGCACAGCGCGCGGACTCGTTGGAACGCCTCGTCACCCGCTCACCCGAACGCGCACGGATCGCGATGCGATCGCTGCCCGGGGTCGGGGAGTGGACGGCGGCGGAGACCGCCCAGCGCGCGTTCGGCGACGCCGATGCACTGTCAGTCGGCGACTACCACCTGGCGAAGATGGTGGGCTGGAGCCTGCTCGGCCACCCGATCGACGACCCGGCGATGGTCGAGTTGCTCGAGCCCCTGCGCCCGCACCGCCACCGCGCGGTGCGGCTGCTGGAGACGAGCGGGCTCGCGGTGTTGCCGCGGTTCGGTCCGCGCATGGCGATTCCGAACCTCATCGATCTGTGA
- a CDS encoding heavy metal translocating P-type ATPase → MTEVEHAQHHHGAEHAGGHSGHGHDDHVAQFRRLFWIMLVLAVPTVALSGMFAMIVGYSPPDVPWVSPVLGTVMYLWGGRPFLTGAVSEIRSRTPGMMLLIGLAITVAFVSSWGASLGVLHHQLDFWWELALLIVIMLLGHWIEMRSLAQTSSALESLAALLPDEAERIVGDGTETVAPSELQTGDVVLVRPGASVPADGDVVDGSADVDESMVTGESRPVRRSVGDHVVAGTVATDSALRVTVTAVGDDTTLAGIQRLVTEAQNSSSRAQRLADRAAGWLFWFALSAAILTAAAWSFLGQPSEAVIRTITVLVIACPHALGLAIPLVVSIATERAARGGVLVKDRLALENMRTVDAVLFDKTGTLTAGKPAVTDVVAAAGRDENTLLALAAAAEADSEHPLARAIVGIAKERGLAVPAARDFTSSPAVGVTALVDGATVRVGGPRMLAEAGLAELPETGTWRDEGATVLHVVVDGTVAGALKLADEIRPESRQAVAALRDLGIETVLITGDAESVAHAVAAELGIERVYAEVRPEDKAAKVAELAAEGRTVAMVGDGVNDAPAIAAAAAEGGVGIAIGAGTDVAIASAGVILAGSDPRSALSVVLLSRESYRKMRQNLWWAAGYNLVAVPLAAGVLAPVGFVMPMSVGAILMSASTVVVALNAQLLRRLDLRPDAALRALS, encoded by the coding sequence ATGACCGAGGTCGAGCACGCGCAGCACCACCACGGGGCCGAGCACGCCGGCGGGCACAGCGGTCACGGCCACGACGACCACGTCGCCCAGTTCCGTCGCCTGTTCTGGATCATGCTCGTGCTCGCCGTGCCGACGGTGGCGCTGTCGGGGATGTTCGCGATGATCGTCGGCTATTCGCCGCCCGACGTGCCCTGGGTGTCGCCGGTGCTGGGCACCGTCATGTACCTCTGGGGCGGACGCCCGTTCCTGACCGGTGCTGTCAGCGAAATCCGTTCGCGCACACCGGGAATGATGCTGCTGATCGGTCTGGCCATCACGGTGGCGTTCGTGTCGTCGTGGGGCGCGAGCCTGGGCGTGCTGCACCACCAGCTGGACTTCTGGTGGGAGCTGGCGCTGCTCATCGTGATCATGCTGCTCGGCCACTGGATCGAGATGCGCTCGCTCGCGCAGACCAGCTCCGCGCTCGAGTCCCTGGCGGCTCTGCTGCCCGACGAGGCGGAACGAATCGTCGGCGACGGCACCGAGACCGTCGCGCCCTCGGAGTTGCAGACCGGCGACGTCGTGCTGGTCCGGCCCGGAGCCAGTGTGCCCGCCGACGGCGACGTGGTCGACGGATCCGCCGACGTCGACGAGTCGATGGTCACCGGCGAGTCGCGGCCCGTGCGCCGCAGCGTCGGCGACCACGTCGTCGCGGGCACCGTCGCCACCGACTCGGCACTGCGGGTGACCGTGACCGCGGTGGGCGACGACACCACGCTCGCCGGCATCCAGCGGCTTGTCACCGAGGCGCAGAACTCGTCGTCGCGGGCGCAGCGGCTGGCCGACCGCGCGGCGGGTTGGCTGTTCTGGTTCGCCTTGTCGGCGGCGATCCTCACCGCGGCAGCGTGGTCGTTCCTCGGCCAGCCGTCAGAAGCGGTCATCCGGACCATCACGGTGCTCGTGATCGCCTGCCCGCACGCCCTCGGATTGGCGATCCCGCTGGTGGTGTCGATCGCCACCGAACGGGCCGCGCGCGGCGGCGTGCTGGTCAAGGACCGGCTCGCGCTCGAGAACATGCGCACCGTCGACGCGGTGCTGTTCGACAAGACGGGCACGCTCACCGCGGGGAAGCCCGCGGTCACCGACGTCGTGGCCGCGGCCGGCCGCGACGAGAACACACTGCTGGCGCTGGCGGCGGCCGCCGAGGCCGATTCCGAACATCCGCTGGCCCGCGCGATCGTGGGGATCGCCAAAGAGCGTGGGTTGGCGGTGCCGGCCGCCCGCGACTTCACCTCGTCGCCGGCCGTCGGCGTCACCGCGCTGGTCGACGGCGCGACGGTCCGGGTCGGCGGGCCGCGGATGCTGGCCGAGGCCGGCCTGGCCGAACTGCCGGAGACCGGGACGTGGCGCGACGAGGGGGCGACGGTGCTGCACGTCGTCGTCGACGGCACGGTGGCCGGAGCGCTCAAGCTCGCCGACGAGATCCGCCCGGAGTCGCGGCAGGCCGTGGCGGCGCTGCGGGATCTGGGCATCGAGACCGTGCTGATCACCGGCGACGCGGAGTCGGTCGCCCACGCGGTCGCCGCCGAACTCGGGATCGAGCGGGTGTACGCCGAGGTGCGGCCCGAGGACAAGGCCGCCAAGGTCGCCGAGCTCGCGGCGGAAGGCCGCACAGTCGCGATGGTCGGCGACGGGGTGAACGACGCCCCGGCAATCGCGGCGGCGGCCGCCGAGGGCGGAGTGGGCATCGCGATCGGCGCGGGCACCGACGTGGCGATCGCGTCGGCCGGGGTGATCCTGGCCGGCTCTGATCCCCGGTCGGCGCTCTCGGTCGTCCTGCTGTCGCGTGAATCGTATCGCAAGATGCGTCAAAATCTTTGGTGGGCAGCGGGATACAACCTCGTGGCGGTGCCCTTGGCGGCGGGGGTGCTCGCGCCCGTGGGGTTTGTGATGCCGATGTCGGTCGGGGCGATCTTGATGTCCGCGTCGACGGTGGTGGTGGCGCTCAACGCGCAACTGCTGCGTCGCCTCGACTTGCGGCCCGACGCCGCACTGCGAGCGCTTTCCTAA
- a CDS encoding Dps family protein codes for MSQFTVPGMTDKDAAKVAELLQKQLSRYNDLHLTLKHIHWNVVGPNFIGVHEMIDPQVELVRGYADEVAERIATLGFAPKGTPGAIIEDRSWDDYSLERDTVQAHLAALDLVYDGVVEDTRKNIEEAEESDPVTEDMLIGHAAELEKFQWFVRAHLENSGGQLANAGASTEKGAADQAKKKSSAK; via the coding sequence ATGTCTCAATTCACTGTGCCCGGTATGACCGACAAAGACGCGGCCAAGGTGGCCGAACTGCTGCAGAAGCAGCTGAGCCGGTACAACGACCTGCACCTGACCCTCAAGCACATCCACTGGAATGTGGTGGGCCCGAACTTCATCGGGGTGCACGAGATGATCGACCCGCAGGTCGAGCTCGTCCGCGGTTACGCCGACGAGGTCGCCGAGCGCATCGCGACCCTCGGCTTCGCCCCCAAGGGCACTCCCGGCGCGATCATCGAGGACCGCTCGTGGGACGACTACTCGCTCGAGCGTGACACGGTGCAGGCGCACCTGGCGGCGCTCGACCTCGTCTACGACGGTGTCGTCGAGGACACCCGCAAGAACATCGAGGAGGCCGAGGAGTCCGATCCGGTGACCGAGGACATGCTGATCGGGCACGCCGCCGAACTCGAGAAGTTCCAGTGGTTCGTGCGTGCGCACCTGGAGAACTCCGGCGGTCAGCTGGCCAACGCGGGTGCCTCCACCGAGAAGGGCGCCGCCGACCAGGCCAAGAAGAAGTCGTCGGCCAAGTAG
- a CDS encoding PGRS repeat-containing protein has translation MKIAKQKSVATATLAMGALAAASAAAYLVDPPATVAKANPLVVQQQEVQLTSLFGLLFVPPKPKPAATTTAVVAAAPPPSDPLSALLGGLVHALISNGDEPGENGGLLIGSGATGAAGQTGGNGGLLLGNGGAGGAAANGTQTGGDGGSAGLIGTGGAGGAGYTPAVGAAGDVSGTAGGDGGHGGIVLGDGGTGGAGGGAGVLVGNATGGAGGDGGSGGIIGAGGTGGAGGDAAVINGNATGGAGGEGGEGGVVGGGGEGGTGGNGEVIPIGGATGIGNGTGGAGGEGGGGGVVLGDGGTGGEGGFGTAGTGTGTGGAGGDGGDSNGVISNGGTGGEGGAGAVGTGTADGGDGGDGGDAGVIGGGGIGGEGGDSAAGVGTANPDIDTEGGDGGEGGQGGGLLGGGGKGGDAGDATGGLASAGGGTGGTGGNAGGLLSSGGDGGTGGNGVSGIGAGSGGDGGDGGSPNGSGGAGGQGSANNDGSDGADG, from the coding sequence ATGAAGATTGCCAAGCAAAAGTCAGTCGCAACCGCGACCCTGGCCATGGGCGCGTTGGCCGCGGCCAGCGCCGCGGCCTACCTCGTCGACCCGCCGGCGACGGTCGCCAAGGCGAACCCGTTGGTGGTGCAGCAGCAGGAAGTTCAGCTGACCTCGCTGTTCGGTCTGCTGTTCGTTCCGCCGAAGCCCAAGCCCGCCGCGACGACGACCGCTGTGGTCGCTGCGGCGCCTCCGCCGTCGGATCCGCTGAGCGCGCTGCTCGGCGGCCTGGTGCATGCGCTGATCAGTAACGGTGACGAGCCCGGCGAGAACGGCGGCCTGCTGATCGGCAGCGGCGCCACGGGCGCGGCCGGCCAGACCGGCGGCAACGGCGGCCTGCTCCTCGGCAACGGCGGCGCCGGCGGCGCGGCCGCGAACGGCACCCAGACGGGCGGCGACGGCGGCAGCGCGGGCCTGATCGGCACCGGCGGTGCGGGCGGCGCGGGCTACACCCCGGCGGTCGGCGCGGCAGGTGACGTCTCCGGCACGGCGGGCGGCGACGGCGGCCACGGCGGCATCGTGCTCGGTGACGGCGGCACGGGCGGCGCCGGCGGCGGCGCGGGCGTGCTGGTCGGTAACGCGACCGGCGGTGCGGGCGGCGACGGCGGGTCCGGCGGCATCATCGGCGCCGGTGGCACCGGTGGCGCCGGCGGCGACGCGGCCGTGATCAACGGCAACGCGACCGGCGGCGCCGGCGGCGAAGGCGGCGAAGGCGGCGTGGTCGGCGGCGGCGGCGAAGGCGGCACCGGCGGCAACGGCGAGGTCATCCCGATCGGTGGCGCCACCGGTATCGGCAACGGCACCGGCGGGGCCGGCGGCGAAGGTGGCGGCGGCGGCGTCGTCCTCGGTGACGGCGGCACCGGCGGCGAAGGCGGCTTCGGCACCGCGGGCACCGGCACCGGAACCGGCGGCGCGGGCGGCGACGGCGGCGACAGCAACGGTGTCATCAGCAACGGCGGCACCGGCGGTGAAGGCGGCGCGGGCGCGGTCGGCACCGGTACCGCTGACGGCGGCGACGGCGGCGACGGCGGCGATGCCGGTGTGATCGGCGGCGGCGGCATCGGCGGCGAGGGCGGCGATTCGGCCGCGGGCGTCGGCACCGCGAATCCCGATATCGACACCGAAGGCGGCGACGGCGGCGAGGGCGGCCAGGGTGGCGGCCTGCTCGGCGGCGGCGGCAAGGGCGGTGACGCCGGCGACGCGACCGGCGGCCTGGCCTCGGCCGGCGGCGGCACGGGCGGCACCGGTGGCAACGCCGGCGGCCTGCTCAGCAGCGGCGGCGACGGCGGCACGGGCGGCAACGGTGTCTCCGGCATCGGCGCGGGCTCGGGCGGCGACGGCGGCGACGGCGGCTCGCCCAACGGCAGCGGCGGCGCCGGCGGGCAGGGCAGCGCCAACAACGACGGCAGCGACGGAGCCGACGGCTAG
- a CDS encoding HNH endonuclease signature motif containing protein, translating into MYGSQFADADDAELVAAVAESTRAEAQAAARRLAATAELVSRKVGDSDDDDRGRCAFDPWDCVAAEVAAAMTVGHRRASGQMRIAQALRERLPQVATLFERGGISARIISTITWRTQLVEDAEALALIDTALAQRASRLGPLSEQRLETAIDALVLQFDPLAVRNIENTTRTRDFNVGDIDDPAATTSVWGKLLATDAAVLKRRLDEMAHGVCDDDPRTLAERRADALGALAAGQDRLGCACGSPTCDAAGPKTSNVVVHVVADQSVVEAASAAAPERRNTAVLLGRGALPPSLLPTLIRGGAKVRPITKPGSDAEEGYHPSAPLALFVRLRDMYCRAPGCDVPADLCDIDHTIPWPLGPTHPSNLKCLCRKNHLMKTFCGGPDGWRDIQLPDGTVIWTSPSGHTYTTRPGSKLFFDWDTTTANLPPPPIISPPPPDRMAKMPKRKRTRAAEFAARIKAERARNAAPTPF; encoded by the coding sequence ATGTACGGATCGCAGTTCGCGGATGCCGACGACGCCGAGCTCGTCGCCGCGGTCGCGGAGAGCACCCGCGCGGAGGCGCAGGCCGCTGCGCGGCGGCTCGCCGCCACTGCGGAGCTCGTTAGTCGCAAGGTCGGCGATTCCGACGATGATGACCGCGGTCGGTGCGCGTTCGACCCGTGGGACTGCGTCGCCGCGGAGGTGGCTGCGGCGATGACGGTCGGTCACCGGCGCGCCTCCGGGCAGATGCGGATCGCGCAGGCACTCCGCGAGCGGCTCCCCCAGGTAGCGACGTTGTTCGAGCGGGGCGGGATCAGTGCACGGATCATCTCGACGATCACGTGGCGCACGCAGCTGGTCGAGGACGCCGAGGCGCTGGCGCTCATCGACACGGCCCTCGCGCAACGGGCGTCCCGGTTGGGGCCGCTCTCCGAGCAGCGCCTCGAGACCGCGATCGACGCCCTGGTCCTGCAGTTCGATCCGCTCGCCGTTCGGAACATCGAAAACACCACGCGCACCCGAGATTTCAATGTCGGTGACATCGATGATCCAGCGGCCACGACGTCGGTGTGGGGGAAGCTGTTGGCCACCGACGCCGCGGTCCTCAAACGTCGCCTCGACGAGATGGCCCACGGTGTCTGCGACGACGATCCGCGCACGCTGGCTGAGCGGCGGGCGGATGCCCTCGGCGCGTTGGCTGCCGGTCAAGACCGGTTGGGTTGTGCGTGCGGATCGCCGACCTGCGACGCCGCCGGTCCGAAGACGTCGAATGTCGTGGTGCACGTGGTGGCCGACCAGAGCGTGGTCGAGGCCGCCAGCGCGGCTGCTCCCGAGCGGCGGAATACAGCGGTGCTGTTGGGTCGCGGAGCTCTGCCGCCCTCACTCCTGCCCACGCTGATCCGTGGCGGCGCGAAGGTGCGTCCGATCACGAAGCCGGGGTCGGACGCCGAGGAGGGCTACCACCCGTCCGCGCCGTTGGCGTTGTTCGTACGCCTGCGCGATATGTACTGCCGCGCACCGGGATGCGACGTGCCCGCGGATCTCTGCGACATCGACCACACCATCCCCTGGCCGTTGGGTCCGACGCACCCGTCGAACCTCAAATGCCTGTGCCGCAAGAACCACCTGATGAAGACCTTCTGCGGAGGTCCCGACGGGTGGCGCGACATTCAGTTGCCCGACGGCACCGTCATCTGGACCTCGCCGAGCGGCCACACCTACACCACCCGCCCGGGCAGCAAGTTGTTCTTCGACTGGGACACCACCACCGCCAACCTTCCGCCGCCACCGATAATCTCGCCGCCGCCGCCCGATCGCATGGCGAAGATGCCGAAGCGAAAACGCACGCGCGCCGCCGAATTCGCCGCACGGATCAAGGCCGAGCGGGCGCGCAATGCCGCACCTACGCCGTTCTGA
- a CDS encoding PaaI family thioesterase translates to MSHPLNTPLGRFGIVTSVDGPAECVASIPVGGMTNALTGAPTIAPLAMLVDHACGLVNHRRRGPDEWTVSSELSVEVDPDAAAIIAEAPEEPVVATARPFGRKTDVALAVCDLAHRDTVLATATVRSFYIRTPGALGSFSDGPTGPMPPGTLADRMAVRVAEGGGAGQVLLQGEDPVLNNLIGIVHGGVSAMALEMVASAAINSARDDDLLRTSSLRVNFLRPFHSGAESRYVGTSLRVGRSTGVGEAQAIGSGGAPAIIARLTGYR, encoded by the coding sequence ATGTCACATCCGCTGAACACCCCGCTGGGCCGGTTCGGCATCGTGACATCCGTCGACGGTCCCGCCGAGTGCGTGGCCTCGATCCCCGTCGGCGGGATGACCAACGCGCTGACCGGAGCGCCGACGATCGCACCGCTGGCGATGCTGGTCGACCACGCCTGCGGGTTGGTCAACCACCGCCGCCGCGGCCCCGACGAGTGGACGGTGTCGTCCGAACTGTCCGTCGAGGTCGACCCGGACGCGGCCGCGATCATCGCCGAGGCGCCGGAGGAACCGGTGGTCGCGACGGCCCGGCCGTTCGGCAGGAAGACCGACGTCGCGTTGGCGGTGTGCGACCTCGCCCACCGCGACACCGTGCTGGCGACCGCGACCGTGCGCTCGTTCTACATCCGCACGCCGGGCGCCCTCGGCTCCTTCAGCGACGGGCCCACCGGCCCGATGCCGCCGGGCACGCTCGCCGACCGGATGGCGGTGCGGGTCGCCGAGGGCGGCGGCGCAGGTCAGGTGCTGTTACAGGGCGAGGACCCGGTGCTCAACAACCTCATCGGCATCGTGCACGGCGGGGTGTCGGCGATGGCGCTGGAGATGGTCGCCTCTGCCGCGATCAACTCCGCACGCGACGACGACCTGTTGCGCACCTCGTCCCTGCGGGTCAACTTCCTGCGTCCCTTCCACAGCGGCGCTGAATCCCGTTACGTCGGAACATCTCTGCGGGTGGGCCGCAGCACAGGCGTCGGCGAGGCCCAGGCGATCGGGTCGGGTGGAGCGCCGGCGATCATCGCGCGCCTGACCGGTTACCGCTGA
- a CDS encoding NAD(P)/FAD-dependent oxidoreductase, producing MPTTNGRVSHWFDEPPPSRPALPGDRDADVCIVGAGYTGLWTAYYLKKADPALRISVLEARFAGFGASGRNGGWLSGLVPGDRNRMAEQYGRQRVLDWQRALNDSVDEVIDVAAAEGIDAGIVKGGTLHIARTPAQAGRLAAEADEELAWKVDGIARLSKAEVAERIRLDGVVSGYHNPHCARIQPARLVRGLADAVERLGVDVYEQTPAVTIESGRVTTPHGTVTAPVVLRATEGFTATLPGLRRRWLPMNSSMIVTEPLSAALWETIGWDDRATLGDTAHGFFYAQRTVDDRIAIGGRSVPYRFGSRIDRDGQVPPRTITHLTRVLHSVLPQVRDVPIAHGWCGVLAVPRDWESTVTFDRATGVGWAGGYVGHGVTATNLAGRTLTDLVLDRRGPLAELPWVGHRSRDWEPEPLRWLGVRGMYTAYKAADWHESRGRATTSPIAVVADKIAGRPH from the coding sequence GTGCCCACAACCAACGGCCGGGTCTCGCACTGGTTCGACGAGCCGCCGCCGTCGCGGCCCGCGCTGCCCGGGGACCGTGACGCCGACGTCTGCATCGTCGGCGCCGGCTACACCGGGCTGTGGACGGCCTACTACCTGAAGAAGGCCGACCCGGCGCTGCGGATCAGCGTGCTCGAGGCACGGTTCGCCGGGTTCGGTGCGTCCGGCCGCAACGGCGGGTGGCTGTCCGGGTTGGTGCCCGGTGACCGCAACCGGATGGCCGAGCAGTACGGCAGGCAGCGTGTGCTGGACTGGCAGCGGGCGCTCAACGACAGCGTCGACGAGGTGATCGACGTCGCCGCCGCCGAAGGCATCGACGCGGGCATCGTCAAGGGCGGCACCCTGCACATCGCGCGCACCCCCGCGCAGGCCGGCCGGCTCGCCGCCGAAGCCGACGAAGAACTCGCGTGGAAGGTCGACGGCATCGCGCGGCTGTCCAAAGCCGAGGTAGCCGAACGAATCCGACTCGACGGCGTGGTGTCGGGTTACCACAATCCGCACTGCGCGCGGATCCAGCCCGCCCGGCTGGTGCGGGGGTTGGCCGATGCGGTGGAGCGGCTCGGGGTCGACGTCTACGAGCAGACGCCGGCGGTGACGATCGAGTCGGGCCGGGTGACGACACCGCACGGCACGGTCACCGCACCGGTCGTGTTGCGTGCGACGGAGGGCTTCACCGCGACGCTGCCCGGGCTGCGCAGGCGGTGGTTGCCGATGAACAGCTCGATGATCGTCACCGAACCGCTGTCCGCCGCGCTGTGGGAGACGATCGGGTGGGACGACCGTGCCACGCTCGGCGACACCGCGCACGGCTTCTTCTACGCCCAGCGCACGGTCGACGACCGGATCGCGATCGGCGGGCGCAGCGTCCCGTACCGGTTCGGTTCGCGGATCGACCGTGACGGGCAGGTGCCGCCCCGCACGATCACGCACCTGACGCGGGTATTGCACTCGGTGCTGCCGCAGGTGCGCGACGTCCCGATCGCCCACGGTTGGTGCGGTGTGCTCGCGGTTCCGCGCGACTGGGAGTCCACCGTGACGTTCGACCGTGCGACGGGCGTCGGCTGGGCGGGCGGATACGTCGGGCACGGCGTCACCGCGACCAATCTGGCCGGCCGCACGCTGACCGATCTGGTGCTCGACAGGCGCGGCCCGCTCGCCGAACTGCCGTGGGTGGGGCACCGGTCGCGCGACTGGGAACCCGAACCGCTGCGCTGGCTGGGCGTGCGCGGCATGTACACCGCGTACAAGGCGGCCGACTGGCACGAATCACGCGGACGCGCAACCACATCGCCGATCGCGGTGGTGGCCGACAAGATCGCCGGGCGGCCGCACTAG
- a CDS encoding DUF427 domain-containing protein: MSDRQVLEPTAEHPITVEPTGEHVTVLVNGVTVAETDRALTLQEASYPAVQYIPLDDVDAERLRPSDTQTYCPFKGEAGYYHFVDAGGYTVEDVVWTYPQPYPAVGQIAGHVAFYPDKAEIVVGQQA; the protein is encoded by the coding sequence ATGAGCGATCGCCAAGTACTCGAACCCACCGCCGAGCATCCGATCACCGTCGAGCCGACCGGTGAACACGTCACGGTCCTGGTGAACGGTGTGACCGTCGCCGAGACCGACCGCGCGCTGACCCTGCAGGAGGCGAGCTATCCCGCGGTGCAGTACATCCCGCTCGACGACGTCGACGCGGAGCGGCTGCGCCCCAGCGACACCCAGACGTACTGCCCCTTCAAGGGCGAGGCCGGCTACTACCACTTCGTCGACGCCGGCGGCTACACCGTCGAGGACGTCGTCTGGACTTATCCGCAGCCGTATCCGGCCGTCGGGCAGATCGCGGGTCATGTGGCGTTCTATCCGGACAAGGCGGAGATCGTCGTCGGACAGCAGGCATAA